The segment TGACGCCCAGGACAATTGATGAGCAGGTGGGCAGGGCGTTGATCGAGCAGATGGCCTGGTACGACGACTACCTGTCTCAAGGGCAGGCGGATCGCAGTGCTAACCCCTCCCCAGGCAACAAGAAAGGCGGGCTCAGCAATGTGGTTGAGAAGGCGTTGGGGTCGGTAATTAAGTCGGGCAACTCACCCATTGTGGATGTTATTGGCCCCGGTGAGCGGCTGCGCCGAAAAGGGCTGACCTTCGCTGCCACCCCGGCCAGCGATTTTATCTGCGGCACACTGCAACTAGCAGCGGGTATGAACTTGCAGGTGTTTACCACGGGGCGTGGCACGCCATATGGCCTGGCCATGGTGCCTGTACTCAAGGTCTCCTCTAACTCCACGCTGGGCAAACGTTGGCACGACATAATCGATCTGGATGCGGGGCGCATTGCCACAGGCGATGCCAGCATTGAAGAGGTGGGCTGGGAGCTTTTTCATCTCATTCTTGAGGTGGCCAGCGGCCGTCAACAGGCCGCCGCTGATCGTCTAGGGATTCATAACGATTTGGTGTTGTTTAATCCTGCGCCAGTGACTTGATTCCATAAATAATTTTTCAACTTGGGGCAATAATAAGAGAGGCTTACGACCTATGTTTCCAAAGATTAAATCAATGAAAGTGGTTCCAGTCGCTGGCTATGACGGCTTCTTGCTAAATCTCAGCGGCGGTCATGCACCCTGGTTTATTCGCTGTGTCGTTATCCTTGAAGATGATGCGGGCAATCAAGGCGTCGGTGAGATTCCTTCCAGCAGCGGTATTCTTGGGGGATTGGAGCAGTGCCGCGCGCTGGTAGAAGGCTCTCCGATCAATAATATTAAGCACACCCTTAATCAGGTTCGGCTGCAATTGGCGCAGAATGGACGCGAAGAGCGGGGCCCTCAGACGTTTGATTTGCGCGTAGCGGTGCATGTGATCACTGGGATTGAATCCGCCCTATTAGACCTCTTTGGGCAGGCACTGCAACTACCCGTAGTTGACCTGCTCGGCCAGTATGGTCGTCAGCGTGATGAAGTAGAGGCATTGGGCTATCTGTTTTTATTGGGTGACCCTGGCAAGACAGACCTACCATATCCTCAAGCGCAGAACCCTCAGGACACCTGGGACGAAATACGCTACCAAGGGGCGCTGACACCCGAGGCCGTGGCGAGTTTAGCCAAAGCCGCCTATGAGCGATATGGGTTTAAAGACTTCAAGCTAAAGGGTGGTGTATTACGTGGGAATGAGGAGGCCGATTGCATTCGCGCGCTACATGAAGCGTTCCCAGAGGCGCGACTAACGCTTGACCCTAACGGGGCCTGGACGCTTGATGAAGCGGTGCGAGTATTGGAGCCGATCAAACATCTGCTCAGCTACGCCGAAGACCCATGTGGCCAGGAAGAGGGCTACTCCGGGCGTGAGACCATGGCCGAATTTAAGAAGCGCACCGGCCTGCCTACGGCTACCAATATGATTGCGACGGATTTTAAACAGCTGCAGTACGCCGTCCAGCTCACTTCCGTTGATATACCTTTGGCTGACTGTCACTTCTGGACCATGC is part of the Halomonas alkaliantarctica genome and harbors:
- a CDS encoding enolase C-terminal domain-like protein yields the protein MFPKIKSMKVVPVAGYDGFLLNLSGGHAPWFIRCVVILEDDAGNQGVGEIPSSSGILGGLEQCRALVEGSPINNIKHTLNQVRLQLAQNGREERGPQTFDLRVAVHVITGIESALLDLFGQALQLPVVDLLGQYGRQRDEVEALGYLFLLGDPGKTDLPYPQAQNPQDTWDEIRYQGALTPEAVASLAKAAYERYGFKDFKLKGGVLRGNEEADCIRALHEAFPEARLTLDPNGAWTLDEAVRVLEPIKHLLSYAEDPCGQEEGYSGRETMAEFKKRTGLPTATNMIATDFKQLQYAVQLTSVDIPLADCHFWTMQGAVKVGELCNEWGMTWGSHSNNHFDISLAMMTHVAAACPGDITAIDTHWIWQDGQRITKNPLLIRDGKLKVPTMPGLGVELDEEKLMEAHNLYKSLDTTQRNDAMAMQFLIPGWEFDAKRPALVR